One region of Arthrobacter sp. StoSoilB22 genomic DNA includes:
- a CDS encoding energy-coupling factor transporter transmembrane component T, with protein sequence MRGHGFLIANYVRGNSIIHRTPLWLKFLVVAACGAASFLIVDWAVSLVVFAVMCGLFMLTGAGFRRLLKAIWLVAPILLVIGLFQWWQLGGPTAARIVFNVLVCVVAASVLTATTPVQDLLDGVVALAKPFRRFGADPERFALTIAVMLRSIPFIAGAFTDVRDSARARGLERNPRALVLPVFITTVAYARQTGDALAARGLGEPERD encoded by the coding sequence ATGAGGGGGCATGGCTTCCTTATAGCCAACTACGTGCGAGGGAACTCGATCATCCACCGCACTCCCCTGTGGCTGAAATTTCTGGTTGTAGCGGCCTGCGGAGCGGCGTCCTTCCTTATTGTGGACTGGGCCGTGTCGCTGGTGGTCTTCGCCGTCATGTGTGGCTTATTCATGCTGACGGGGGCAGGCTTCCGCCGCCTCCTGAAGGCCATTTGGTTGGTGGCTCCTATCCTGCTGGTCATCGGTCTCTTCCAATGGTGGCAACTGGGCGGGCCCACCGCGGCACGCATCGTGTTCAATGTGCTGGTCTGCGTAGTGGCAGCTTCGGTCCTCACCGCGACTACTCCCGTGCAGGATCTTCTGGACGGCGTGGTGGCGTTGGCAAAACCGTTCCGGCGTTTCGGTGCCGATCCTGAACGATTCGCTTTGACCATCGCAGTGATGCTCAGGAGCATTCCCTTCATAGCCGGCGCCTTCACTGACGTAAGGGACTCAGCGCGGGCACGCGGGCTTGAACGCAATCCCCGCGCACTGGTGCTCCCTGTCTTCATCACCACTGTTGCGTATGCGCGCCAAACCGGTGATGCTTTGGCGGCCCGCGGGTTGGGCGAACCGGAGAGGGACTAG
- a CDS encoding ABC transporter ATP-binding protein, with amino-acid sequence MRSPKSPVLTIDGLIKDVGPLTSLDGKMLRVVSGLSLVAERGQVTALLGANGAGKTTTLECAQGLQKRTGGNISLLGADPDTAGAVLRSRVGVMLQDGGLPPSARPIPLLRHVAGMYQKPMNVDALVERLGIHQFSRTSVRRLSGGQKQRLALAAALVGNPEILFLDEPSAGLDPQSRQMVFELIAELRDAGMGIVLTTHLMDDAERLADYVYIIDGGHNVVEGTVAELLRHDHAADSAITDRTLYFDAPGGLSLNGAVDAGLQITETRSGSYAITGAITPNDLASLTAWWAERNIMPASLRLEARSLEDVFLDISGRDLR; translated from the coding sequence GTGCGATCCCCCAAATCCCCCGTCCTCACTATAGATGGACTCATAAAGGACGTAGGCCCCCTGACCTCCCTTGACGGCAAAATGCTCAGGGTGGTCAGCGGACTGTCGCTGGTGGCCGAACGCGGCCAGGTAACCGCCCTATTGGGGGCTAACGGCGCGGGCAAGACCACCACGCTCGAGTGCGCCCAAGGTTTGCAGAAGCGAACAGGCGGAAATATCTCCCTCCTTGGCGCGGACCCTGATACTGCAGGTGCCGTCTTGAGATCCCGCGTAGGTGTGATGCTCCAGGACGGCGGCCTCCCGCCGTCGGCCCGTCCCATACCCTTGTTGCGGCATGTCGCCGGCATGTACCAAAAGCCCATGAACGTTGACGCGCTGGTGGAACGCCTGGGAATACACCAGTTCAGCCGGACCAGCGTGCGCCGCCTTTCCGGCGGCCAAAAGCAGCGGCTGGCACTCGCGGCGGCGCTGGTGGGTAACCCTGAAATCCTTTTCCTCGACGAGCCCAGTGCCGGCTTGGATCCACAGTCCCGGCAGATGGTTTTTGAGCTCATTGCCGAGCTCAGGGATGCCGGAATGGGCATTGTCCTGACCACCCACCTGATGGACGACGCGGAACGCCTGGCGGACTACGTCTACATCATCGACGGCGGTCACAACGTGGTTGAGGGAACGGTCGCCGAATTGCTTCGGCACGATCACGCAGCGGACTCCGCCATCACGGACCGGACGCTCTACTTCGACGCACCCGGCGGTCTAAGCTTGAACGGTGCTGTGGATGCCGGCCTGCAGATAACAGAGACGCGCTCCGGGAGTTACGCCATCACCGGCGCCATCACCCCGAATGACCTTGCATCCCTGACTGCTTGGTGGGCTGAACGGAACATCATGCCCGCCTCGCTGCGGTTGGAAGCCCGTAGCCTGGAAGACGTGTTCCTGGACATTTCCGGAAGGGACCTCCGATGA
- a CDS encoding thiolase family protein has product MDSHKPLDSWTGSAGGFDESRQPVIIAALRSPICRANGQLKQLRAADLLAPVLASLVERAGVDLAEVDDVIVGNAVGGGGNVARFAALQAGLPINVPGLTVDRQCGSGLDAIALASRLVAAGGDPLYLAGGVESISNAPARANRNDDGELDFYSRASFVPPQFGDPDMGVAAENVAREFGVTRQRQDEYALRSHHRAVDAARTGLFEDEIVPLKSKGKQVALDDGPRASLRAPLMARFPAAFVAGGSVTAANSCFDADAASAVVMTSLKRARTLGATHGMLVLGCETVGVDPEFLGIGAAHAAKRLLDRHGVDADDIDLVEFNEAFASQTIACLEYLGVDPQKANLDGGALALGHGYGASGAVLVTRLMAQARRSYAVRGESSLALAMISIAGGMGTAALFQYAKL; this is encoded by the coding sequence TTGGATAGCCACAAGCCCCTGGATAGCTGGACCGGCTCAGCCGGAGGGTTTGACGAATCCCGCCAGCCTGTCATTATTGCCGCGCTCCGATCTCCTATTTGTCGTGCCAACGGTCAGTTGAAGCAGTTACGTGCCGCGGACCTCCTGGCACCCGTACTGGCTTCCCTGGTTGAAAGAGCGGGCGTGGACCTGGCGGAGGTGGACGATGTCATTGTGGGCAATGCTGTGGGCGGCGGCGGGAATGTTGCCAGATTCGCAGCTCTCCAGGCGGGTTTGCCCATCAACGTCCCTGGCCTTACCGTGGACCGCCAATGCGGCTCAGGTTTGGACGCTATTGCACTGGCATCCCGCTTGGTGGCAGCCGGCGGGGATCCGCTGTATTTGGCAGGGGGCGTTGAAAGCATCAGTAACGCCCCGGCCCGGGCCAATAGAAACGACGACGGCGAACTCGACTTCTACTCCAGGGCCAGCTTTGTGCCGCCGCAGTTCGGCGACCCGGACATGGGTGTTGCGGCGGAGAATGTCGCCCGCGAATTCGGCGTGACACGTCAGAGGCAGGACGAGTACGCGCTCCGGAGCCATCACCGTGCCGTTGACGCTGCCAGGACAGGGCTCTTTGAGGATGAAATTGTTCCGCTCAAGAGCAAGGGGAAACAGGTGGCGCTGGACGATGGCCCCCGAGCTTCACTGCGGGCCCCGCTGATGGCGAGGTTCCCAGCAGCATTCGTGGCGGGCGGATCGGTCACGGCAGCAAACTCATGCTTTGACGCGGACGCAGCGTCCGCCGTCGTCATGACGTCCCTTAAACGAGCCCGCACCCTGGGCGCGACGCACGGGATGCTGGTGCTGGGGTGCGAGACCGTCGGCGTTGATCCGGAATTTCTTGGCATAGGGGCAGCCCACGCGGCCAAGCGGCTCCTGGACCGCCATGGAGTGGACGCAGATGACATTGATCTGGTGGAGTTCAATGAGGCATTCGCCTCCCAAACCATCGCATGCCTGGAGTATCTGGGCGTTGATCCTCAGAAAGCCAACCTTGATGGCGGCGCGCTTGCCTTGGGTCATGGCTACGGAGCTTCGGGAGCGGTCCTGGTGACGAGGTTGATGGCTCAAGCACGCCGCAGTTACGCAGTGCGGGGCGAGAGTTCGCTGGCATTGGCCATGATCAGTATCGCCGGAGGCATGGGAACCGCAGCTCTCTTTCAGTACGCCAAGCTGTAG
- a CDS encoding AMP-binding protein → MPFLDKLQLWAEERPHDTAVVVGSGRLTWAGLRDAAAGLVADAPATTVLAEPNSVRFVERYAAAVAGDRRCAVLDPEWPAPMIEEVSSRVLPTTTPFGAELVDGDASSTFLIGLTSGTTSVPKAFTRSRRSWQVSFDASIEFFGLSQEDRTLAPGPLSASLNLFALSECLYAGSAFHTLESFDVADAHAAISHDGITRLVLAPTALRLLSERGLAGDVDASGIRSIICAGSKLDARTLEAARRWAPRAAIYEYYGASELSFVSGTRLAAGEPLDAGGTGIGLPFPGVEVTILDDAGSPLRDGEHGNISVRSGMISNGYLWGDDGQALRCLDGWYTVGDQGFLEDGTLHILGRRSDMIITSGKNVYPHEVELAVASVPGVEGAVAAGVPDDIRGHKVIAGVVPACGAITATQLRTGLDGLLARDKWPLQYYVLSELPMTDRGKVSRKVLLDWIKNHDPRARALG, encoded by the coding sequence ATGCCTTTCCTGGATAAACTTCAGCTCTGGGCCGAGGAGCGCCCCCACGACACCGCCGTCGTTGTGGGCAGCGGCCGGCTCACCTGGGCGGGACTCCGCGACGCCGCAGCTGGCTTGGTTGCGGACGCCCCTGCCACCACCGTTCTGGCCGAGCCCAACTCTGTGCGCTTCGTGGAGCGCTATGCTGCCGCTGTGGCGGGGGATCGGCGGTGCGCCGTTCTGGACCCCGAATGGCCGGCCCCGATGATCGAAGAAGTATCCTCACGCGTCCTGCCAACCACCACACCGTTTGGCGCCGAACTGGTGGACGGGGACGCGTCCAGTACCTTCCTCATCGGCCTCACGTCCGGTACCACGTCCGTGCCCAAGGCCTTCACCAGGTCCCGCCGGTCCTGGCAGGTGTCTTTCGATGCCTCCATCGAGTTCTTTGGCTTGTCCCAGGAGGACCGGACCCTTGCGCCCGGTCCTTTGTCAGCAAGCCTGAATCTTTTCGCCCTTTCAGAGTGCCTGTACGCGGGTTCGGCTTTCCATACGCTTGAGTCGTTCGATGTCGCCGACGCCCATGCCGCCATCAGCCATGACGGCATCACCCGCCTTGTTTTGGCGCCCACTGCCCTGAGGTTGCTCAGCGAGCGGGGACTGGCCGGCGACGTTGATGCTTCCGGTATCCGCAGCATCATCTGTGCCGGTTCCAAGTTGGACGCCCGGACACTGGAGGCAGCCCGGCGGTGGGCACCCCGTGCAGCCATCTACGAGTACTACGGTGCCTCGGAGCTGAGTTTCGTTTCCGGTACCCGCCTGGCCGCCGGCGAGCCGTTGGATGCTGGCGGTACCGGCATTGGGTTGCCTTTTCCGGGGGTTGAAGTGACCATCCTTGACGACGCTGGCAGCCCTCTCCGGGACGGGGAACACGGGAATATCAGCGTTCGCAGCGGGATGATCAGCAATGGCTACCTGTGGGGCGACGACGGGCAGGCCCTGCGGTGCCTTGATGGGTGGTACACCGTGGGGGATCAGGGCTTTCTGGAGGACGGCACCCTTCACATCCTTGGACGGCGCTCGGACATGATCATCACCTCGGGAAAGAACGTCTACCCGCATGAGGTTGAGCTGGCCGTTGCTTCCGTGCCGGGCGTGGAAGGGGCGGTTGCTGCCGGAGTACCGGATGACATCCGCGGTCACAAGGTGATCGCCGGCGTCGTTCCTGCCTGCGGTGCGATCACCGCCACCCAGCTCCGCACAGGCTTGGATGGCCTGCTGGCGCGCGACAAGTGGCCGTTGCAGTATTACGTGTTGTCGGAGCTGCCCATGACGGACCGTGGCAAGGTCAGCCGAAAGGTGCTCCTGGACTGGATCAAGAACCACGACCCCCGGGCGCGAGCCCTTGGATAG
- the sufB gene encoding Fe-S cluster assembly protein SufB: protein MTDQIAEKAVADGTVISEILEKNPELHGIGNYEYGWADKNDVGANARRGLNEEVVRDISSKKNEPEWMLDLRLKGLKYFDRKPMPTWGADLSGIDFDNIKYFVRSTEKQAATWEDLPEDIRNTYEKLGIPEAERSRLVSGVAAQYESEVVYHQIREDLEAQGVIFLDTDTALREHPEIFQEYFGTIIPVGDNKFASLNTAVWSGGSFVYVPKGVHVDIPLQAYFRINTENMGQFERTLIIADEDSYVHYIEGCTAPIYTSDSLHSAVVEIIVKKGARVRYTTIQNWSTNVYNLVTKRAICEEGATMEWIDGNIGSKVTMKYPAVYLVGEHAKGETLSIAFAGEGQHQDTGSKMVHIAPNTKSSIISKSVARGGGRAAYRGLVQVREGAKHSANTVRCDALLVDTISRSDTYPYIDIREDDVVMGHEATVSRVSEEQLFYLMSRGMPEDEAMAMIVRGFIEPIARELPMEYALELNRLIELQMEGSVG, encoded by the coding sequence ATGACGGACCAAATAGCAGAGAAAGCGGTAGCTGACGGCACTGTGATCTCGGAGATTCTGGAGAAGAATCCCGAACTGCACGGTATCGGAAACTACGAGTACGGCTGGGCCGACAAGAACGACGTTGGCGCCAACGCCCGTCGTGGCCTCAACGAGGAGGTCGTCCGCGATATCTCCTCGAAGAAGAACGAGCCCGAATGGATGCTCGATCTGCGGCTCAAGGGCCTCAAGTATTTCGACCGCAAGCCTATGCCTACCTGGGGTGCAGACCTCTCCGGCATCGACTTCGACAACATCAAATACTTCGTGCGCTCCACCGAGAAGCAGGCGGCAACGTGGGAAGACCTTCCGGAAGACATCCGGAATACCTACGAGAAGCTGGGTATCCCCGAAGCTGAGCGCAGCCGTCTCGTCTCTGGCGTCGCAGCCCAGTACGAGTCCGAGGTTGTCTACCACCAGATCCGCGAGGACCTGGAAGCCCAGGGCGTGATCTTCCTGGACACGGACACCGCACTTCGCGAGCACCCGGAGATCTTCCAGGAGTACTTCGGCACCATCATCCCGGTGGGCGACAACAAGTTCGCTTCGTTGAACACGGCCGTATGGTCCGGCGGATCATTCGTGTACGTGCCCAAGGGCGTTCATGTGGACATCCCGCTGCAGGCCTACTTCCGCATCAACACGGAGAACATGGGCCAGTTCGAGCGCACGCTGATCATCGCTGATGAAGACTCCTACGTTCACTACATCGAAGGCTGCACGGCTCCGATCTACACCTCGGACTCACTGCACTCGGCCGTGGTGGAGATCATCGTGAAGAAGGGCGCCCGCGTCCGTTACACGACCATCCAGAACTGGTCCACCAACGTGTACAACCTGGTGACCAAGCGCGCTATCTGCGAAGAGGGCGCCACCATGGAGTGGATCGATGGCAACATCGGTTCCAAGGTGACCATGAAGTACCCGGCCGTCTACCTCGTTGGCGAGCACGCCAAGGGCGAGACGCTGTCCATCGCCTTCGCCGGCGAGGGCCAGCACCAGGACACCGGGTCCAAGATGGTGCACATTGCACCGAACACCAAGAGTTCCATCATTTCCAAGTCGGTCGCCCGCGGCGGCGGACGTGCAGCGTACCGCGGCCTGGTCCAGGTCCGTGAGGGTGCCAAGCACTCGGCCAACACGGTCCGCTGTGATGCCCTGCTGGTGGACACCATTTCCCGTTCGGACACGTACCCGTACATCGACATCCGCGAGGATGACGTTGTCATGGGCCACGAGGCCACCGTTTCACGCGTCAGCGAAGAGCAGCTCTTCTATCTGATGTCCCGCGGCATGCCTGAAGACGAGGCCATGGCCATGATCGTGCGCGGCTTCATCGAGCCGATCGCCCGTGAACTGCCCATGGAATACGCTCTTGAGCTGAACCGCCTGATTGAACTGCAGATGGAAGGGTCCGTCGGTTAA
- the sufD gene encoding Fe-S cluster assembly protein SufD, whose amino-acid sequence MTDITTEKARIGAPSAQPFINGFTEEGENLSPANTGTNTSTTSEQPSAGPLAGASAKSHSHGGGVGIPDSSRAGRLTSYKLADFKPLNGLEEDWRFTPLKRLRGLHTDVLNGAAPVVSVTAPAGVVVETVGRDDKRIGQAGIPEDLVSANAWENFAEATVITVPADLQAESEVSVLVTGAGEAPSAQHIVIVAERFSKAVVVLDHQGSAVVSENVEIIVEDGAELTVVSLQEWADDAVHASSQQAKIGRDAKFKHIVVSLGGDLVRVTPSTRFTAPGADVEMFGLYFADAGQHLEQRLFVDHAVANCKSRVLYKGALQGRNAHSVWVGDVLIRKEAEGTDTYEANRNLVLTDGARADSVPNLEIETGLIEGAGHASATGRFDDEHLFYLMARGIPEKVARRLVVRGFLNEIIQQIKVPAIEDRLTAAVERELAATDN is encoded by the coding sequence ATGACTGATATCACTACTGAAAAAGCGCGCATCGGCGCGCCCTCGGCCCAGCCGTTCATCAACGGCTTCACCGAGGAAGGCGAGAACCTTTCGCCCGCCAACACCGGAACGAACACCAGCACGACGTCGGAGCAGCCCTCCGCTGGTCCGCTCGCCGGCGCTTCGGCCAAGAGCCACTCGCACGGTGGCGGGGTCGGCATCCCGGACAGCTCCCGCGCCGGCCGCCTCACCTCGTACAAGCTGGCAGACTTCAAGCCGCTGAACGGCCTTGAGGAAGACTGGCGATTCACTCCGTTGAAGCGCCTCCGCGGCCTCCACACCGATGTCCTCAACGGCGCAGCTCCTGTTGTCAGCGTCACTGCACCGGCCGGCGTCGTTGTTGAAACTGTTGGCCGCGATGACAAGCGCATCGGCCAGGCGGGCATCCCCGAGGACCTCGTGTCCGCCAATGCCTGGGAGAACTTCGCCGAGGCCACCGTGATCACCGTGCCCGCCGATCTGCAGGCCGAGAGTGAAGTTTCCGTCCTGGTCACCGGCGCCGGTGAGGCGCCGTCGGCACAGCACATCGTGATTGTGGCCGAACGCTTCTCCAAGGCTGTTGTGGTTCTGGATCACCAGGGCTCCGCGGTTGTCTCCGAGAACGTGGAGATCATTGTGGAGGACGGTGCTGAACTGACTGTCGTCTCCTTGCAGGAATGGGCAGACGACGCGGTCCACGCGTCTTCGCAGCAGGCAAAGATCGGCCGCGATGCCAAGTTCAAGCACATCGTGGTCAGCCTTGGCGGCGACCTCGTTCGCGTCACGCCGTCCACGCGTTTCACGGCTCCCGGTGCCGACGTCGAAATGTTCGGCCTGTACTTCGCCGACGCCGGCCAGCACCTTGAGCAGCGCCTCTTTGTTGACCACGCAGTGGCCAACTGCAAGTCCCGCGTCCTCTACAAGGGTGCTCTTCAGGGACGCAATGCCCACAGCGTATGGGTGGGCGACGTCCTGATCCGTAAGGAAGCAGAAGGTACCGATACCTACGAGGCCAACCGCAACCTTGTCCTCACGGACGGTGCACGCGCCGACTCGGTTCCCAACCTCGAAATCGAAACCGGTTTGATCGAGGGTGCAGGCCACGCCAGCGCCACCGGCCGTTTCGATGACGAGCACCTCTTCTACCTCATGGCCCGCGGTATTCCTGAGAAGGTTGCCCGCCGCCTGGTGGTCCGGGGCTTCCTCAACGAGATCATCCAGCAGATCAAGGTCCCGGCAATCGAAGATCGCCTGACCGCAGCTGTTGAGCGCGAACTCGCCGCGACCGACAACTAA
- the sufC gene encoding Fe-S cluster assembly ATPase SufC — MSTLEIKDLHVSIETEQGTKEILKGVSLTIKTGETHAIMGPNGSGKSTLASTIAGHPRYNVTSGTITLDGEDVLEMSVDERARAGMFLAMQYPVEVPGVTMTNFLRTAKTAIDGEAPALRTWTKDVKAAMQQLRIDADFAQRNVNEGFSGGEKKRVEILQLELFKPKFAILDETDSGLDVDALKVVSEGVNRAHEEGNMGTLLITHYTRILRYIKPDFVHVFVDGRVVEEGGPELADRLEEEGYDRYAPGAGVAVAPAVQA, encoded by the coding sequence ATGTCAACTCTTGAAATCAAGGACCTGCACGTCAGCATCGAAACGGAGCAGGGCACCAAGGAGATCCTGAAGGGCGTCAGCCTCACCATCAAGACCGGTGAAACGCACGCCATCATGGGCCCCAACGGCTCGGGCAAGTCCACCCTCGCCTCCACGATCGCCGGTCACCCGCGCTACAACGTCACCAGCGGCACCATTACGCTGGACGGCGAAGACGTCCTGGAAATGAGCGTCGACGAGCGCGCCCGTGCAGGCATGTTCCTGGCCATGCAGTACCCGGTAGAGGTTCCCGGTGTGACCATGACCAACTTCCTGCGCACCGCCAAGACCGCGATCGACGGCGAAGCACCGGCACTGCGCACCTGGACCAAGGACGTCAAGGCTGCCATGCAGCAGCTGCGCATCGACGCCGACTTTGCACAGCGCAACGTCAACGAGGGCTTCTCCGGTGGTGAGAAGAAGCGTGTTGAGATCCTGCAGCTCGAACTCTTCAAGCCGAAGTTCGCCATCCTTGACGAAACCGACTCCGGCTTGGACGTCGACGCCTTGAAGGTTGTCTCCGAGGGCGTCAACCGCGCCCACGAAGAGGGCAACATGGGCACGCTGCTCATCACCCACTACACCCGCATCCTGCGCTACATCAAGCCGGACTTCGTTCACGTGTTCGTTGACGGCAGGGTTGTTGAAGAGGGCGGCCCCGAGCTCGCAGACCGTCTTGAAGAAGAAGGCTACGACCGCTACGCTCCAGGCGCCGGCGTTGCCGTTGCTCCTGCTGTGCAGGCCTAG
- a CDS encoding neutral zinc metallopeptidase, which translates to MSFNDGAQLDPSQVEDRRGSGMGRGTKIGGGIGGGIVVLLLALFGINPNILGDLTGGGSQPPAVEGGSAGAGGVQECQTGADADKRLDCRITGTVNSLNAFWPDYLADYNVQYPRPKTVIFSEATNTGCGAATSAVGPFYCPADTTAYFDPGFFDELVTRFGSSGGPLAQEYVVAHEFGHHVQNILGSLDKAQQDPQGPQSGAVRVELQADCYAGLWVRHATTQTDASGKPFLDPLTQQDLQDALSAASAVGDDRIQEAATGRVSPESWTHGSSEQRQKWFYQGYTTGDINKCDTFGVAAP; encoded by the coding sequence ATGAGTTTCAATGACGGCGCGCAGCTTGACCCCTCCCAAGTGGAGGACCGACGTGGCAGTGGCATGGGCCGCGGTACCAAGATCGGTGGTGGAATTGGTGGCGGTATTGTGGTGCTGCTCCTGGCACTCTTCGGCATCAATCCCAACATCCTTGGGGACCTGACCGGGGGCGGAAGCCAGCCACCCGCCGTCGAAGGTGGCAGTGCCGGAGCCGGCGGCGTCCAGGAATGCCAGACCGGCGCCGATGCCGACAAACGCCTGGACTGCCGGATCACCGGTACGGTGAATAGCTTGAATGCTTTCTGGCCTGACTATCTGGCGGATTACAACGTCCAGTACCCGCGGCCCAAGACTGTCATCTTCAGCGAGGCCACAAACACCGGCTGTGGCGCGGCTACCAGCGCTGTTGGCCCCTTCTACTGCCCTGCAGACACCACCGCCTATTTCGATCCCGGCTTCTTCGATGAACTGGTGACCCGTTTTGGCTCTTCTGGAGGCCCGCTGGCACAAGAGTACGTAGTAGCCCACGAGTTCGGGCACCACGTCCAGAACATCCTCGGAAGCCTGGACAAGGCCCAGCAGGATCCACAGGGACCGCAGTCGGGGGCGGTGCGGGTGGAGCTCCAGGCAGACTGCTATGCGGGACTGTGGGTCCGCCATGCCACCACGCAGACGGATGCGAGCGGGAAGCCTTTCCTTGACCCCCTCACCCAGCAGGACCTGCAGGATGCGCTCTCGGCCGCTTCCGCCGTCGGCGATGACCGCATCCAGGAAGCCGCAACCGGCCGCGTCTCACCTGAGTCATGGACCCACGGCTCCAGCGAGCAGCGGCAAAAATGGTTCTATCAGGGGTACACCACGGGCGACATCAACAAGTGCGACACCTTCGGTGTGGCTGCGCCCTAA
- a CDS encoding helix-turn-helix domain-containing protein → MPSTRHAAAAEAFLAPPAMPDADDRTRDRVLSAVLENGPVSAAELGDLLGFTPAAVRRHLDHLERNGVIEVKRVTKAGSGAGRPARRYVLSSQGQSTLGDDYLNIASSALHRLQELAGEDAVRAYAEERFSDMERRYAPEVEAAGDDITARAMALSRALSRDRFVASAHSIEAKAPLPAALSSVQLCQGHCPIQRLAAEFPVFCDTETEVFSRLVGVDVRRLSTLAQGGHVCTTHIPTGRPAATASPDVAVQSGNPYQESNNQQERP, encoded by the coding sequence ATGCCTTCAACACGGCATGCTGCAGCGGCGGAGGCATTCCTTGCCCCGCCCGCGATGCCGGACGCGGATGATCGCACACGGGACCGGGTCCTAAGCGCCGTTCTGGAAAACGGTCCAGTGAGCGCCGCGGAGCTCGGCGACCTCCTCGGCTTCACACCGGCCGCAGTCCGCCGCCACCTTGACCACTTGGAGCGCAACGGCGTAATCGAAGTCAAGCGTGTGACCAAGGCCGGTTCCGGCGCGGGACGCCCCGCGCGCCGCTACGTCCTGAGCTCGCAGGGACAGTCCACTCTCGGCGATGACTACCTGAACATTGCCAGCTCGGCGCTCCACCGTCTCCAGGAACTCGCCGGCGAAGACGCGGTTCGCGCATATGCGGAGGAACGCTTCTCCGATATGGAACGGCGCTACGCTCCCGAGGTCGAGGCCGCCGGAGATGACATCACTGCCAGGGCCATGGCACTTTCCAGGGCCCTGAGCCGCGATCGCTTCGTTGCATCAGCCCATTCCATTGAGGCCAAGGCCCCGTTGCCCGCCGCACTGTCCAGCGTCCAGCTGTGCCAGGGTCACTGCCCTATCCAGCGCCTGGCTGCGGAGTTTCCGGTTTTCTGCGACACCGAGACCGAGGTCTTCTCGCGCTTGGTGGGCGTCGATGTCCGGCGTCTCTCCACGCTCGCGCAGGGCGGACATGTGTGCACCACCCATATACCTACCGGGCGCCCGGCTGCCACGGCATCTCCGGATGTCGCAGTGCAGTCCGGGAACCCGTACCAGGAATCAAACAACCAGCAAGAAAGGCCGTGA
- a CDS encoding metal-sulfur cluster assembly factor, with product MTEINTARTSLEDVEEALKDVIDPELGVNIVDLGLLYGLKYSDDDGALLIDMTLTTAACPLTDVLEEQVGKSLDGVVDDWRLNWVWMPPWGPERITDDGKDQMRALGFNI from the coding sequence ATGACCGAAATCAACACGGCGCGAACCAGCCTCGAGGACGTCGAGGAAGCGCTCAAGGACGTCATTGACCCAGAGCTCGGGGTCAACATCGTGGACTTGGGCCTTCTTTACGGACTCAAGTACTCCGACGATGACGGCGCGCTCCTGATCGACATGACACTGACCACGGCGGCTTGCCCGCTGACGGATGTGCTTGAAGAGCAGGTGGGCAAGTCCCTCGACGGAGTGGTTGACGACTGGCGCCTGAACTGGGTATGGATGCCGCCATGGGGTCCGGAACGGATCACCGACGACGGCAAGGACCAGATGAGGGCCCTCGGCTTCAACATCTAA
- a CDS encoding non-heme iron oxygenase ferredoxin subunit, whose product MSEETKGELVCNANDIQVKQALRVLIDDYPVAIVRDSMGEIHAIADTCSHADISLSEGEVEGCAIECWGHGSQFDLRSGQPLQLPAYDPVPVFAVTIDGDDVYVDVTNVVNGASVDHY is encoded by the coding sequence ATGAGTGAAGAAACCAAGGGCGAACTGGTATGCAACGCCAATGACATCCAGGTCAAGCAAGCGCTGCGTGTCCTGATCGATGACTATCCTGTAGCCATCGTCAGGGACTCGATGGGCGAGATCCACGCGATCGCCGATACCTGCTCGCACGCGGACATCTCGTTGTCCGAGGGTGAGGTTGAAGGCTGCGCGATCGAGTGCTGGGGACACGGTTCGCAGTTCGACCTCCGCAGCGGACAACCGCTCCAGCTGCCTGCTTATGACCCCGTCCCCGTTTTTGCCGTCACCATCGATGGAGACGACGTTTACGTGGACGTGACCAACGTTGTGAACGGTGCCTCGGTAGATCACTACTGA